One Synechococcus sp. JA-2-3B'a(2-13) genomic window carries:
- a CDS encoding RNA-guided endonuclease InsQ/TnpB family protein: MVSKGKHIGYEALNIKGVARTRLAKSTYDAGWGQFLQMLAVKAERAGLRAIAVNPNGSSQNCSRCGQRVPKAIQDRWHSCSHCGLELGRDHHAAINIKYRAVGHPVLFASAGRSP, translated from the coding sequence CTGGTAAGCAAAGGCAAGCATATTGGGTACGAAGCCCTGAATATCAAAGGTGTTGCTAGAACCCGACTAGCAAAATCTACCTATGATGCTGGGTGGGGACAATTTCTGCAAATGCTGGCAGTCAAGGCTGAAAGAGCTGGGCTGAGGGCGATTGCAGTGAATCCCAACGGCAGCAGTCAAAACTGCTCTCGGTGCGGTCAAAGAGTACCGAAAGCGATTCAAGACAGGTGGCATTCTTGTTCCCATTGTGGGCTAGAACTAGGACGCGACCACCATGCGGCCATCAACATCAAGTACAGGGCGGTGGGGCATCCCGTTCTTTTCGCGTCAGCGGGACGGAGTCCTTGA
- a CDS encoding RNA-guided endonuclease InsQ/TnpB family protein — translation MRTAYQYRLRPTPSQIALMSEWLDLLRKQYNYRLAERFAWWEHNRCDSNACPLVCHLPQLKDKPDFYSQKRDLVKTKALFPEYRAIHSQVLQNCIERVHKAFDRWLKGDGNGKRAWKPRFKGVGRYRSFSFPPMQQDCICGQFIHLPKIGAVRIIQHRPLPEGFVIKAATISRKADGWYVTLSLQDSSVPEFTPESATLENTTGIDVGLDSFLVTDAGESVPVPQYYRKAELRLKRLQRALSREKKGSNRLWLVTSG, via the coding sequence ATGAGAACTGCTTACCAGTACCGTTTGCGACCTACGCCCAGCCAGATTGCTTTGATGAGCGAGTGGCTAGACTTGTTACGCAAGCAGTACAACTACCGCTTGGCAGAGCGCTTTGCGTGGTGGGAACACAATCGCTGTGATAGCAATGCTTGTCCCCTAGTCTGTCATTTGCCCCAGCTGAAAGACAAGCCCGATTTCTACTCCCAGAAACGGGACTTGGTGAAGACGAAAGCCCTGTTTCCGGAGTACAGAGCCATCCATTCGCAAGTCCTGCAAAACTGCATAGAGCGAGTGCACAAAGCATTCGACCGCTGGCTGAAGGGGGACGGTAACGGCAAGCGGGCATGGAAACCCAGATTCAAGGGAGTTGGGCGGTATCGCTCCTTCAGTTTCCCCCCAATGCAACAGGACTGCATTTGCGGGCAGTTTATCCATCTGCCCAAAATCGGTGCTGTTCGGATAATTCAGCACCGTCCTTTGCCTGAGGGCTTTGTGATTAAGGCGGCTACCATCAGCCGCAAGGCAGACGGGTGGTATGTGACCTTGAGCCTGCAAGATTCGTCCGTCCCTGAGTTTACTCCTGAGTCTGCAACGCTGGAAAACACTACAGGGATCGACGTGGGACTGGACTCCTTTTTGGTGACCGACGCGGGGGAGTCTGTTCCAGTTCCCCAGTACTATCGCAAGGCAGAGCTCAGGCTCAAGAGGTTGCAGCGAGCCTTGTCTCGCGAGAAGAAGGGGTCAAACCGCCTATGGCTAGTGACTAGTGGATAG
- a CDS encoding IS5-like element ISSoc13 family transposase (programmed frameshift), whose translation MKLVFLDENKWQKILAFLQTEERVNIGKEANCKQFIEAVLWIARSGAPWRYLPEGYGKWYTIYQRFHRWSRFGVWERMFKYFIDDPDLEHLIIDSTMVRAHSCAAGKKGEQALGRSRGGYSTKIHVSVDGLGNPLELRITGGEKSDITQGEELIEGWQRKDTKVIGDKGYDADKLIEKIGEAQAVIPPKRNRKTQRHYDKHLYQERHLIECFFHKLKQYRHLFSRFDKLARNFLSFLYLVSALFWLK comes from the exons ATGAAGTTGGTTTTTTTAGATGAAAACAAATGGCAGAAGATATTGGCTTTTTTACAGACAGAAGAGAGAGTTAACATTGGGAAAGAAGCAAACTGCAAACAGTTTATTGAAGCAGTTCTTTGGATAGCCCGTTCCGGTGCTCCTTGGCGCTACCTCCCAGAAGGATATGGCAAATGGTACACCATCTATCAAAGATTCCACCGGTGGAGTCGTTTTGGAGTGTGGGAACGGATGTTCAAGTATTTTATTGACGACCCTGATTTAGAGCATCTCATTATTGATTCAACCATGGTTCGAGCGCACTCCTGTGCTGCCGGAA AAAAAGGGGAGCAAGCTTTGGGGAGAAGCCGAGGCGGATACAGCACCAAGATTCATGTGAGTGTAGATGGGTTGGGAAATCCGCTGGAATTGAGAATAACTGGCGGAGAAAAGAGCGATATTACTCAAGGGGAAGAATTGATAGAGGGCTGGCAGAGAAAGGATACCAAAGTAATTGGGGATAAAGGATATGATGCGGATAAGTTGATTGAGAAGATAGGGGAAGCTCAAGCGGTTATTCCGCCTAAAAGGAATAGAAAGACGCAGCGGCATTATGACAAGCATCTGTATCAAGAGAGGCATTTAATCGAATGCTTTTTTCATAAGTTAAAGCAGTACCGGCATCTATTTTCTCGTTTTGACAAATTGGCCAGGAACTTCTTGAGTTTTCTCTATCTCGTCAGTGCTCTCTTTTGGCTCAAATGA
- the rpsD gene encoding 30S ribosomal protein S4, producing MSRYTGPRLKIIRRFGGLDLPGLTRKRPKNTNPPGMHGAERKKKSEYAIRLEEKQKVRFNYGLSERQMIRYMRKARRSKGSTGLALLQMLEMRLDCIVFRLGMAPTIPAARQLVSHGHIEVNGQKVTIPSYGCKVGDVITVKNKESSRKLVAAYAEYPGLFLPDYLEFDKEKLRGRIKELPPREQICAPVNELLVVEFYSRKL from the coding sequence ATGTCCCGCTACACAGGTCCCCGCCTAAAAATCATTCGTCGCTTCGGGGGACTTGATCTGCCCGGCTTGACGCGCAAGCGCCCCAAAAATACCAACCCGCCCGGTATGCATGGCGCCGAGCGCAAGAAAAAATCCGAATATGCCATTCGCTTAGAAGAAAAGCAGAAGGTGCGCTTCAACTACGGGCTGAGCGAGCGGCAGATGATCCGCTACATGCGCAAGGCACGGCGCTCCAAGGGATCCACCGGTTTGGCCTTGCTGCAAATGCTGGAAATGCGGTTGGATTGCATCGTGTTTCGTCTGGGCATGGCTCCAACCATTCCGGCAGCTCGGCAGCTCGTGAGCCACGGCCACATAGAGGTTAACGGCCAAAAGGTAACCATTCCCAGCTATGGCTGCAAAGTGGGGGATGTGATTACAGTAAAAAACAAGGAATCTTCCCGCAAGCTGGTGGCCGCCTACGCGGAGTATCCGGGGTTGTTTTTGCCGGACTACCTGGAGTTTGACAAAGAAAAGCTGCGCGGACGCATCAAGGAATTGCCCCCCCGCGAGCAAATTTGCGCCCCGGTCAACGAGCTTTTGGTGGTTGAGTTCTATTCCCGCAAGCTCTAG
- the gmd gene encoding GDP-mannose 4,6-dehydratase, whose protein sequence is MTQRALITGITGQDGSYLAELLLKKNYEVHGIIRRASTFNTDRIDHIYVDAHDPQARLFLHYGDLTDGTTLRRILEQVQPTEVYNLGAQSHVRVSFDAPEYTVDAVAMGTLRLLEAIRDYQQRTGIRVKFYQAGSSEMFGLVQEIPQKETTPFYPRSPYACAKVYGYWQTVNYREAYNLFACNGILFNHESPRRGETFVTRKITRAVSRIVAGKQDKLYLGNLDAKRDWGYAKDYVEGMWMMLQQPQPDDYVLATGETHTVREFVERAFALVGLPITWKGSGQAEQGLYKDQVLIEIDPRYYRPTEVDLLLGDASKAKRVLGWEPKVSFPQLVELMVLADLEAIGLDPDPILGERRTLNGLLSEDRAFIRTQLGVHYD, encoded by the coding sequence ATGACCCAACGTGCCCTAATTACCGGCATCACCGGACAGGATGGCTCCTATCTGGCCGAGCTGTTGTTGAAGAAAAACTACGAAGTTCACGGCATCATCCGCCGCGCCAGCACCTTCAACACCGACCGCATCGACCACATCTACGTGGATGCCCATGACCCCCAGGCTAGGCTATTCCTTCACTACGGGGATCTCACGGATGGCACCACCCTGCGCAGGATCCTGGAACAGGTGCAGCCGACGGAAGTGTACAACCTGGGGGCCCAATCCCACGTGCGGGTGAGCTTTGATGCGCCGGAATACACTGTTGATGCAGTGGCCATGGGTACCCTGCGTCTCCTAGAGGCCATCCGCGACTACCAGCAGCGCACCGGGATCCGGGTGAAGTTTTACCAGGCAGGCTCCTCGGAGATGTTCGGCCTGGTGCAGGAGATCCCGCAAAAGGAAACCACCCCCTTCTACCCGCGCAGCCCCTATGCCTGTGCCAAGGTGTACGGCTACTGGCAGACGGTCAACTACCGCGAAGCCTACAACCTCTTCGCCTGCAACGGTATCTTGTTCAACCACGAAAGCCCACGGCGAGGGGAAACCTTTGTAACCCGCAAGATCACCCGCGCCGTCAGCCGCATTGTGGCCGGCAAACAGGACAAGCTCTACCTGGGCAACCTGGATGCCAAGCGGGACTGGGGCTACGCCAAAGACTACGTCGAGGGGATGTGGATGATGCTCCAACAACCCCAGCCGGATGACTATGTGCTGGCTACCGGGGAAACCCACACTGTGCGCGAGTTTGTGGAACGGGCCTTCGCGCTGGTGGGCCTGCCGATTACCTGGAAAGGCTCCGGCCAAGCCGAACAGGGGCTGTACAAAGACCAAGTGTTGATCGAGATCGATCCCCGCTACTACCGCCCAACCGAGGTGGATCTGCTGTTGGGGGATGCTTCAAAAGCCAAGCGAGTCCTAGGATGGGAGCCCAAGGTGAGCTTCCCGCAGTTGGTGGAGCTGATGGTGCTGGCCGACTTGGAAGCCATCGGCCTGGATCCGGATCCCATCTTGGGGGAACGGCGCACCCTCAACGGCCTGCTCAGCGAAGATCGCGCTTTCATCCGCACCCAGCTGGGGGTTCACTACGACTGA
- a CDS encoding nicotinate phosphoribosyltransferase, with the protein MLSPDFSSLRPQDYGLLTDLYQFTMAACYVGEGLESQPAAFELFVRRLPTDYGYLIAMGLTQAVDYLQQLSFAPEALRALRETGIFADAPERFWELLARCRFEGDVWAVPEGTAIFANQPLLRVEAPLWQAQLVETYLLSTFNYQTLIATKAARMRDAAGDEAILLEFGTRRAFGPQAGLWAARAALAAGFNATSNVLAALKLGRKPAGTMAHSLVMAIAALSGDETRAFQSFRRYFPQAALLIDTYDPIQGARTAAQLFAARSPDQLGSQGEIGGVRIDSGDLEDLSRRVKQILPQGAPVFVSGDLDEYEIERLHRSQAPISGYGVGTRLVTGEGVNGVYKLVEINGIPVAKASFAKATLPGRKQIFRGPEGDLLGHADEPPPPGYEPLLRKVMEKGLLLDPLPDLEAIARTSRASVLCLPQGVRQLRQPDPWPTALTAALQRLKDHTLGQECASAGPA; encoded by the coding sequence ATGTTGAGCCCTGATTTCTCGTCGTTGCGGCCCCAAGACTATGGCCTGCTAACCGACCTGTACCAGTTCACCATGGCCGCCTGCTACGTGGGGGAAGGGCTAGAGTCTCAGCCCGCTGCCTTTGAGCTGTTTGTGCGGCGGCTGCCCACCGACTATGGCTACCTAATCGCCATGGGGCTCACCCAGGCAGTGGACTATCTGCAGCAACTGAGCTTCGCCCCCGAGGCTTTGCGAGCGCTGCGGGAAACGGGCATTTTCGCCGATGCGCCGGAGCGCTTTTGGGAGCTGCTGGCCCGCTGCCGGTTTGAGGGGGATGTGTGGGCGGTGCCGGAAGGAACCGCCATTTTCGCCAACCAGCCCCTGTTGCGGGTGGAAGCCCCCCTCTGGCAAGCCCAACTGGTGGAAACTTACTTGCTGTCCACCTTTAACTACCAGACCCTGATCGCCACCAAGGCGGCCCGTATGCGAGATGCAGCAGGGGATGAGGCCATTTTGTTGGAGTTCGGCACCCGGCGAGCTTTTGGTCCCCAGGCGGGGCTGTGGGCAGCCCGGGCGGCTCTGGCGGCAGGGTTCAATGCCACCTCCAACGTCTTGGCAGCCCTGAAATTGGGGCGCAAGCCGGCAGGAACCATGGCCCATTCCCTAGTGATGGCCATTGCTGCTCTCTCGGGAGACGAAACCCGCGCCTTTCAATCCTTTCGGCGCTACTTTCCCCAAGCTGCGCTTCTAATCGATACCTACGATCCCATCCAAGGGGCGCGCACAGCAGCCCAGCTCTTTGCGGCCAGAAGCCCAGATCAACTGGGATCCCAGGGGGAAATCGGCGGGGTGCGCATCGACTCGGGAGATTTGGAAGATCTCTCTCGCCGGGTGAAACAAATTTTGCCTCAAGGCGCCCCGGTGTTCGTCAGTGGGGATTTGGACGAATACGAGATCGAGCGCCTGCATCGCTCCCAAGCCCCCATCAGCGGTTATGGGGTGGGCACCCGCCTGGTAACTGGAGAAGGCGTAAACGGGGTGTACAAATTGGTGGAAATCAATGGGATCCCAGTGGCCAAAGCTTCCTTTGCCAAAGCCACCCTTCCCGGTCGCAAGCAGATCTTTCGCGGCCCTGAAGGAGACTTGTTGGGCCATGCTGACGAGCCCCCGCCTCCTGGCTACGAACCGCTCTTGCGCAAAGTTATGGAAAAAGGGCTGCTGCTGGATCCCTTGCCGGATCTGGAAGCCATTGCCCGCACCAGCCGCGCCTCTGTGCTGTGCCTGCCCCAGGGAGTGCGACAACTGCGCCAGCCGGATCCCTGGCCCACAGCCCTGACTGCCGCTTTGCAACGGTTGAAAGACCACACCCTTGGCCAGGAATGTGCCTCGGCGGGCCCTGCCTGA
- a CDS encoding isochorismatase, whose translation MNTTLQELTVKAPAGLPPHFDPERVGEIWRVPYQQRAAEAELWAKEQGIPPAEADRVRVGLLLIDVQNTFCIPGFELFVAGSGGLGAVEDNRRLCQFIYRNLACLTQIIATLDTHTAMQIFHPVFWVDAQGAHPEPATAISAADIRCGRWRVNPAMAANLTQGDLTRLQVYALHYAEQLEQGGKYPLIVWPYHSMLGGIGHALVPAVEEAIFFHGMARCSQPSLQLKGANPLTENYSVLSPEVLTGPEGDPIDEKNELLIHHLLQFDALIVAGQAKSHCVAWTVSDLLQEIQATDPSLAKKVYLLEDCTSAVVIPGVVDFSEQAEAAFARFAEAGMHRVRSTDPIWEWPEFPRDPS comes from the coding sequence ATGAATACCACTCTACAGGAGCTAACTGTTAAGGCTCCAGCGGGCCTTCCCCCCCACTTTGATCCGGAGCGGGTGGGAGAGATTTGGCGCGTGCCCTACCAACAGCGGGCAGCAGAAGCCGAGCTCTGGGCCAAGGAGCAAGGGATCCCGCCGGCAGAGGCGGATCGGGTGCGGGTGGGCTTGCTGCTCATTGATGTGCAGAACACCTTTTGCATTCCCGGCTTTGAGTTGTTTGTGGCCGGTTCCGGCGGATTGGGAGCGGTGGAAGACAATCGACGGCTTTGTCAGTTCATCTACCGCAATTTGGCTTGCCTCACCCAGATCATTGCCACTCTCGACACCCACACGGCCATGCAGATCTTCCACCCCGTCTTTTGGGTGGACGCGCAGGGAGCCCATCCTGAGCCGGCCACGGCCATTTCGGCAGCCGATATCCGCTGCGGACGCTGGCGGGTTAACCCCGCCATGGCTGCCAACCTCACCCAGGGGGATCTGACGCGGTTGCAGGTCTACGCTCTGCACTACGCCGAGCAGTTGGAGCAGGGGGGAAAATATCCCCTCATCGTCTGGCCCTACCACTCCATGCTGGGGGGGATTGGCCATGCCCTGGTGCCAGCGGTGGAGGAGGCGATTTTCTTTCACGGCATGGCCCGCTGCAGCCAGCCCAGCCTGCAGCTCAAGGGAGCCAATCCCTTGACGGAAAATTATTCCGTGCTTAGCCCGGAGGTTTTGACTGGGCCGGAAGGGGATCCCATCGACGAGAAAAATGAGCTCCTCATCCACCACCTGCTGCAGTTTGACGCCCTGATCGTGGCTGGCCAAGCCAAAAGCCACTGCGTGGCCTGGACGGTGAGCGACCTGCTGCAAGAGATCCAGGCCACGGATCCCAGCTTGGCCAAGAAAGTCTACCTTCTGGAGGACTGCACCTCGGCGGTGGTGATCCCCGGCGTTGTGGATTTCAGCGAACAGGCGGAGGCCGCTTTCGCCCGCTTTGCGGAAGCAGGAATGCACCGAGTGCGCTCCACGGATCCCATCTGGGAGTGGCCTGAGTTTCCCCGGGATCCCAGCTGA
- a CDS encoding ATP phosphoribosyltransferase regulatory subunit, translated as MYGRGSGAEHSRGSGAEHFWDPRPEASSTVSSSLRPPSGARDLLPREVQRREKLEAQLTRVFRRHGYQRIITPTLERLETLLAGGSIRAESVLQLRDGEGTMLGLRPEFTASIVRAAATRLAGGPLPLRLYYHGSVFRNSRREEGSYSSQEFFQSGVELIGAGGWLADAEILLLLADCIRSVGISSCEFSWTLLLGDVSLTESLLSAVAPTAQAAVRRAIAQLDYVYLESAPLPEAARQIGLQILGLRGQPGSVLSDLAQLPVPPERLRDLRQLCQVLEEHGVRVVLDLSLLQTLAYYTGIVFQAVASGEIIALGGRYDRLYALYSPQQVEQPGIGFTLLPDTLLRLLPPDPQTEEMGCKRLVVPLVPAGIPAALALAARWREECTAPLTRTEAVELELLDRAPEEIEAYARQCRIPEIAWVQADGSYHITHPG; from the coding sequence GTGTACGGTCGCGGTAGCGGTGCGGAGCACTCTCGCGGTAGCGGTGCGGAGCACTTTTGGGATCCCCGCCCTGAGGCCAGTTCCACCGTCTCCAGCAGTCTGCGCCCCCCCAGCGGTGCCCGGGATCTCCTGCCGCGGGAAGTACAACGGCGGGAGAAGCTGGAGGCTCAGCTGACCCGGGTTTTCCGGCGCCATGGCTACCAGCGCATCATCACTCCCACCCTAGAGCGGCTGGAAACGCTGCTGGCGGGGGGATCCATCCGCGCTGAGTCGGTGCTGCAACTGCGGGATGGCGAAGGGACGATGCTGGGGCTGCGCCCCGAGTTCACTGCTTCCATTGTGCGGGCGGCAGCCACCCGTCTAGCCGGTGGGCCTTTGCCGTTGCGGCTCTACTACCACGGCAGCGTTTTTCGCAACAGCCGGCGGGAGGAGGGATCCTACAGTAGCCAGGAGTTTTTTCAGTCCGGAGTGGAGCTGATCGGGGCAGGGGGATGGCTGGCAGATGCCGAGATTCTGCTGCTGCTGGCCGATTGCATTCGCTCGGTCGGCATCTCCTCTTGTGAGTTCTCTTGGACGCTGTTGCTGGGAGATGTCAGCCTCACCGAGAGTTTGCTCAGCGCCGTTGCCCCCACGGCTCAAGCGGCAGTACGCCGTGCCATTGCCCAGCTCGACTACGTTTACCTGGAATCGGCCCCTCTGCCGGAAGCCGCCCGCCAGATTGGCTTGCAGATTCTGGGGCTGCGGGGCCAGCCCGGCTCAGTTCTTTCTGACCTGGCTCAGTTGCCTGTCCCGCCTGAGCGGCTGCGGGATCTGCGGCAGCTCTGCCAGGTGCTGGAGGAACATGGGGTGCGGGTGGTGCTGGATCTGAGCTTGTTGCAAACCCTGGCCTACTACACCGGCATCGTTTTTCAGGCGGTGGCGAGCGGGGAGATCATTGCTCTGGGGGGACGCTACGACCGGCTGTACGCCCTCTACAGCCCTCAGCAGGTCGAACAGCCGGGGATTGGCTTTACCCTTCTGCCGGATACGCTGCTGCGGCTCTTGCCCCCCGATCCCCAAACCGAGGAGATGGGCTGCAAACGGTTGGTGGTGCCCCTGGTGCCGGCAGGGATCCCGGCGGCGCTGGCCTTGGCCGCCCGCTGGCGAGAAGAGTGCACCGCACCGCTGACGCGAACGGAGGCGGTGGAGCTGGAATTGCTGGATCGGGCCCCTGAAGAGATCGAAGCCTATGCCCGCCAATGTCGGATCCCGGAGATCGCCTGGGTACAAGCCGACGGCAGCTACCACATCACCCACCCGGGCTAA
- a CDS encoding DNA polymerase III subunit delta', whose translation MPELRPSAETVKRMKVLPPQHIVGQEMAARLLVAALEKERVTSSYCFLGPQGVGRKLMARWFAQALLCESSSGIPCGKCSHCRWLLAGNHPDLHWVSPTYLHQGRLIAADSPEAQTLQRRSPPQIRLEQVQGVSRFCARKPIRAQRKGSAPLKDSVPLTRTGAVVVLEGAETLAESAANALLKTLEEPGPAHIILIAPQAASLLPTLLSRCQMVPFRRLSPEEVDRVLSGLGCPDLAGIPRSELIALAQGSPGLALLAHQHLQQIPPSLLEELKRWPWHSSLQQALELGRAVASLELPAQLWLIDYLQQHFWAQGSRQPFAPGVQSAIRQLERIRQHLLQLVQPRLCWEVNLASISPGG comes from the coding sequence ATGCCAGAACTCCGTCCGAGCGCCGAGACCGTCAAGCGGATGAAGGTCTTGCCTCCACAGCACATTGTCGGGCAGGAGATGGCGGCACGACTGCTTGTGGCGGCCCTGGAGAAGGAGCGGGTGACTTCCAGCTACTGCTTCTTGGGCCCCCAAGGGGTGGGGCGGAAGCTGATGGCCCGTTGGTTTGCCCAGGCCCTCTTGTGCGAATCCAGCTCCGGGATCCCTTGCGGCAAGTGCTCCCACTGCCGTTGGCTGCTGGCGGGCAACCATCCCGATCTCCACTGGGTCAGCCCCACCTACCTGCACCAAGGCCGCCTAATTGCGGCAGACTCCCCGGAGGCGCAAACCTTGCAACGGCGCTCGCCGCCCCAAATTCGCCTGGAGCAGGTGCAGGGGGTATCCCGCTTCTGTGCCCGCAAGCCGATTCGAGCCCAGCGAAAGGGCTCCGCCCCGCTAAAGGACTCCGTCCCGCTTACGCGAACGGGAGCGGTGGTGGTGCTGGAGGGAGCCGAAACCTTGGCGGAAAGCGCTGCCAATGCTTTGTTGAAAACCCTGGAGGAGCCAGGCCCAGCCCATATTATACTCATCGCCCCCCAGGCGGCCTCGCTGTTGCCGACGCTGTTGTCCCGCTGCCAGATGGTGCCTTTTCGCCGCCTCAGCCCAGAAGAGGTCGACCGGGTGCTGAGTGGGTTGGGTTGCCCAGATCTGGCAGGGATCCCTCGATCCGAGCTGATTGCCTTGGCCCAGGGCAGCCCCGGCTTGGCCTTGCTGGCCCACCAGCACCTGCAGCAGATCCCGCCGTCGCTCCTTGAGGAACTCAAACGTTGGCCCTGGCACTCTTCTCTCCAGCAGGCATTGGAATTGGGCAGAGCGGTGGCCAGTTTGGAGCTGCCGGCACAACTGTGGCTGATCGATTATTTGCAGCAGCATTTTTGGGCGCAGGGATCCCGTCAGCCGTTTGCGCCAGGGGTGCAGAGCGCCATCCGGCAGTTGGAACGCATTCGCCAACACCTGTTGCAACTGGTGCAGCCCCGTCTCTGTTGGGAGGTCAACCTTGCCAGCATTAGCCCGGGTGGGTGA